Proteins encoded within one genomic window of Tidjanibacter massiliensis:
- a CDS encoding NAD-dependent epimerase/dehydratase family protein, producing MKKILIIGAGGQIGSELTMRLRSVYGNENVVATDMRDCPMLAANGPFVQLNALDGEAYAEVVKKYKIDAIYNLVALLSAVGEANPQKAWQINMGALMNSLEIAREYNCALFTPSSIGAFGPNSPKVKTPQDTVMRPTTIYGVCKVTGELLGDYYHKRFGVDTRSVRFPGLISNVTLPGGGTTDYAVEIYYDAVKKGSYVCPIPSDVYMDMMYMPDALDACIQIMEADPSKLVHRNSFNVTSMSFTPEMLYAELRKAMPGFTMTYDVDPVKESIARSWPDSLDDTCAREEWGWKPKWDMKSMTEDMLRAVREKKEKGLI from the coding sequence ATGAAAAAGATTCTTATCATCGGGGCCGGCGGTCAAATCGGTTCCGAACTCACAATGAGGCTGCGGAGCGTCTACGGGAACGAAAATGTCGTGGCTACGGATATGCGCGACTGCCCCATGCTGGCGGCGAACGGGCCGTTCGTGCAGCTTAATGCGCTCGATGGCGAAGCCTATGCCGAGGTGGTCAAAAAATACAAGATAGACGCCATCTACAACCTGGTGGCGCTGCTGTCGGCCGTAGGCGAAGCGAACCCGCAGAAGGCATGGCAGATAAATATGGGTGCCCTGATGAATTCGCTGGAGATAGCGCGTGAATACAACTGCGCCCTCTTCACGCCGAGTTCCATCGGCGCTTTCGGCCCCAACTCCCCGAAAGTGAAGACACCGCAGGATACCGTCATGAGGCCGACGACCATTTACGGCGTGTGCAAGGTGACGGGCGAGCTGCTCGGCGACTATTACCACAAGCGTTTCGGTGTCGATACGCGCAGCGTGCGCTTCCCCGGACTCATCTCCAACGTGACGCTTCCGGGCGGAGGAACGACCGATTATGCCGTAGAGATTTATTACGATGCCGTGAAAAAGGGTTCGTATGTATGTCCGATACCGAGCGATGTCTATATGGACATGATGTACATGCCCGATGCACTCGACGCCTGCATCCAGATTATGGAGGCCGACCCGTCGAAACTCGTACACCGCAACAGCTTCAATGTGACCTCCATGAGCTTTACGCCGGAGATGCTGTATGCCGAGCTCCGCAAGGCGATGCCCGGTTTCACGATGACCTATGACGTGGACCCTGTCAAGGAGTCCATTGCACGTAGCTGGCCGGACAGCCTCGACGATACCTGTGCCCGTGAGGAGTGGGGCTGGAAGCCGAAATGGGATATGAAGTCCATGACGGAAGATATGCTCCGCGCCGTTCGGGAAAAGAAGGAGAAGGGACTTATCTGA
- a CDS encoding Fic family protein, whose protein sequence is MYKIPMLPLPIELETVKVLRQLNSANKRLAELKGVALTIPNESILINTLSLQEAKESSAVENIITTHDDMYKADAELRSFAASASTKEVISYASALKQGFSLIRHNKVLTLNNIKCIQEVLEKNKAGFRKVPGTSLQNSQKQVVYTPPQQYDDIQEYMGNLEKYINDDTLEDIDPLIKMAIIHHQFESIHPFYDGNGRTGRIINSLYLVLKGLLDLPILYLSRYIIKNKGAYYRLIQSVRDYGNWEDWILFMLKGIEETASETIVLVKAIKVLMQDYKMQMRALLGRQYSHELLNNLFSHPYTKIEFVMQELQVSRVTASKYLNSLAEHKLLDKVKVGHSNFYLNPQLTQLLINHSEYDNTDSFERIDSISRVI, encoded by the coding sequence ATGTACAAGATACCGATGTTGCCTTTGCCCATTGAATTGGAGACAGTTAAGGTTTTGCGGCAATTGAATTCGGCCAATAAGAGATTGGCGGAGTTGAAAGGAGTGGCATTGACTATTCCCAATGAGAGCATATTGATTAATACGTTGAGTTTGCAAGAAGCGAAAGAAAGTTCGGCTGTTGAGAATATCATTACCACTCACGACGATATGTATAAAGCGGATGCGGAATTGAGATCGTTCGCTGCATCTGCCTCAACTAAAGAAGTGATTTCTTATGCTTCGGCTCTTAAACAAGGTTTCAGTTTGATTCGTCATAATAAAGTCCTGACTCTAAATAATATTAAATGTATTCAGGAAGTTCTGGAAAAGAATAAGGCGGGTTTTCGCAAGGTTCCTGGAACCAGTTTGCAGAACAGCCAGAAACAAGTTGTCTATACTCCTCCGCAGCAATACGATGATATACAAGAGTATATGGGTAACCTTGAGAAGTATATCAATGACGATACGTTGGAAGATATTGATCCGTTGATTAAAATGGCAATAATTCATCACCAATTTGAAAGTATTCATCCTTTTTATGATGGGAACGGCCGGACCGGAAGGATTATCAACTCCCTTTATCTCGTATTGAAAGGGTTGCTGGATTTGCCGATTCTCTATTTGAGTCGTTATATAATTAAGAACAAAGGAGCGTATTATCGGTTGATTCAGTCTGTCCGAGATTACGGTAATTGGGAAGATTGGATTTTATTTATGTTGAAAGGCATAGAGGAGACTGCATCTGAAACCATCGTTTTGGTCAAGGCCATTAAAGTATTGATGCAGGATTACAAAATGCAGATGAGGGCATTGTTAGGAAGGCAGTATAGTCATGAGTTGCTGAATAATTTATTCAGCCATCCTTATACGAAAATAGAATTTGTCATGCAGGAACTTCAGGTCTCCAGAGTTACGGCCAGTAAATATCTTAATAGCCTTGCCGAGCATAAGTTGTTGGATAAGGTAAAGGTGGGACATTCTAACTTTTATCTGAATCCTCAGTTAACCCAGTTGTTGATCAATCATAGTGAGTATGACAATACGGATTCATTTGAAAGAATAGATTCCATAAGTCGCGTAATTTAA
- a CDS encoding polysaccharide biosynthesis protein: protein MISQFRERIVGMHYLNQWIVLILDTVASVLCTFLACILAGHLVPGTMGMSAVLKITLLAVPASGLSFYLFRIYRNIIRHSTLRELWRLVAASAVKLLLMAVVVFGMMLTDRQLLIGGLLDMLMTTVVLICMRVGMVLGYDVIVSKISKSNSRLLIYGVDDRSVSLETRMRNSKQYQIAGFYNYGKAYKSYRLADLPVYYFNDEQDFVHIVTRYNIEGILFPDYESIRTEKERLIRYCEMHHVRMLIAPPVDEVSGDKLVPGIREIKIEDLLGRDEINMEEEEVAAGFRDRTVLVTGAAGSIGSELCRQLASFGVGRLILFDSAETPMHNIRLELEERFPHLSFVPVIGDVRLKARVRMIFERHRPDVVFHAAAYKHVPLMEENPCEAVFVNAIGTQHVADLCVEYGVEKMVMISTDKAVNPTNVMGASKRLAEIYVQSLGVSIAEGRTAGRTRFVTTRFGNVLGSNGSVIPRFMEQIRHGGPVTVTHPEITRFFMTIPEACRLVMEAATISDGNEIMVFEMGESTRIADLAKRMIELAGYVPGVDIEIRYTGLRPGEKLYEEVLSNMENTIPTSHKKIKIAKVRKYGYEEVCRAFGELERLSVSVDIYGTVKLMKEVIPEFVSKNSQFEAIDAELGERRNEKEDAPGVPADGTVVGIVKK from the coding sequence ATGATAAGCCAGTTTCGGGAACGGATAGTCGGGATGCATTACCTGAACCAATGGATTGTGTTGATATTGGATACGGTCGCATCGGTACTCTGTACGTTCCTTGCCTGTATTTTGGCAGGACATCTCGTGCCCGGTACAATGGGGATGTCCGCCGTGCTGAAGATAACGCTGTTGGCGGTTCCTGCCAGCGGTCTCTCTTTCTATCTGTTCCGAATATACCGCAACATCATCCGCCACTCCACGCTCAGGGAGTTGTGGCGTCTGGTCGCCGCCTCCGCCGTGAAACTGCTCCTGATGGCTGTCGTGGTGTTCGGCATGATGCTGACCGACCGGCAGCTCCTGATAGGGGGCCTGCTGGACATGTTGATGACCACGGTGGTGCTGATATGTATGCGTGTGGGCATGGTGCTGGGATACGATGTCATCGTTTCCAAAATCTCGAAGAGCAACAGCCGGCTGCTGATTTACGGCGTGGACGACCGGAGCGTTTCGCTCGAGACCCGGATGCGCAACAGCAAACAGTACCAGATAGCCGGATTCTACAATTACGGGAAAGCCTACAAATCCTACCGTCTGGCCGACCTGCCCGTCTATTATTTCAACGACGAACAGGATTTCGTCCACATCGTTACCCGTTACAATATCGAGGGAATCCTTTTCCCCGACTACGAGAGCATACGTACCGAAAAGGAGCGGCTCATACGTTACTGCGAAATGCATCATGTCCGGATGCTGATTGCTCCTCCCGTAGACGAGGTGAGCGGCGACAAGCTCGTGCCCGGTATTCGGGAAATCAAGATAGAGGACCTGCTCGGCCGCGACGAAATAAACATGGAAGAGGAGGAGGTGGCAGCCGGTTTCCGCGACAGAACCGTATTGGTTACCGGCGCTGCGGGCAGCATAGGGAGCGAATTGTGTCGGCAGCTCGCTTCGTTCGGAGTGGGGCGTCTCATTCTGTTCGATTCCGCGGAGACACCCATGCACAACATCCGGCTCGAGCTGGAGGAGCGTTTCCCGCACCTGTCGTTCGTCCCGGTCATAGGCGATGTGAGGCTGAAGGCGAGGGTAAGGATGATATTCGAACGCCACAGGCCCGATGTGGTGTTCCATGCGGCCGCCTACAAACATGTCCCCCTCATGGAGGAAAACCCGTGTGAAGCGGTGTTCGTCAATGCGATAGGGACGCAGCATGTGGCCGACCTGTGCGTGGAGTACGGGGTCGAGAAGATGGTCATGATATCTACGGACAAGGCGGTGAATCCGACGAATGTGATGGGTGCGTCGAAAAGGCTCGCTGAGATATATGTGCAGAGCCTCGGCGTGTCGATAGCGGAAGGGCGTACGGCGGGTCGTACCCGCTTCGTCACCACCCGTTTCGGCAACGTGCTGGGCAGCAACGGCAGCGTTATACCGCGATTCATGGAGCAGATAAGGCACGGCGGCCCGGTCACGGTGACGCATCCGGAGATAACGCGTTTCTTCATGACCATACCCGAGGCGTGCCGTCTGGTGATGGAAGCGGCCACCATAAGCGACGGCAACGAGATAATGGTGTTCGAAATGGGCGAGTCCACCAGGATAGCCGACCTTGCCAAGCGCATGATAGAACTGGCCGGTTATGTACCGGGAGTGGATATCGAAATACGCTATACCGGGTTGCGGCCGGGCGAGAAACTCTACGAGGAGGTTCTGAGCAATATGGAGAATACCATCCCCACTTCCCACAAGAAGATTAAGATTGCCAAGGTGCGGAAATACGGATACGAGGAGGTGTGCCGTGCGTTCGGGGAGTTGGAACGTCTTTCCGTATCGGTGGATATCTACGGAACGGTGAAGCTCATGAAGGAGGTCATTCCCGAATTCGTGTCGAAGAATTCGCAGTTCGAGGCGATAGATGCAGAACTCGGCGAACGGAGGAACGAAAAAGAGGATGCACCGGGAGTACCTGCTGACGGGACCGTTGTCGGAATTGTCAAGAAATAG
- a CDS encoding MFS transporter, translating into MAKRDNNRALPIAVMFALFFIIAFVTGLQNPMGVIIKSQFAASNLQSQLGNLANFIAYAFMGIPAGMMLQRMGYKKTALTAIAVGFAGVCVMWFAGRAGSYGIYLAGAFVSGFSMCMLNTVVNPMLKSLGSNEKRGNQLIQFGTTFNSLGATLTPILVGYLMGNEASARSIASANPALYTAMGIFVLAFAVIAFTRIPEPYGTAAGGRGSGRFYTPLRFRHFSLGVAAIFLYVGIEVGIPNIANLYMTDALAMDSSAAGTIVGTYWLLMLAGRLTGGAIGGRVSGRAMLTFASALGLLFIGLFIALQGVAATVPLPVFRSDLSFGAEPVRISLLFLILCGLATSVMWGAIFSLATSGLGVYTAAASGIFMTMVCGGGIMPALQAWIADQSSYPISYALVAVGFAYLLFYALRGSRTEHDMPAGIPDK; encoded by the coding sequence ATGGCAAAAAGAGACAACAACCGTGCACTGCCCATCGCTGTGATGTTCGCCCTGTTCTTCATCATAGCTTTCGTCACGGGCCTGCAAAATCCGATGGGCGTCATCATCAAATCGCAGTTCGCCGCCTCGAACCTCCAGTCCCAGCTCGGCAACCTGGCCAACTTCATCGCCTATGCGTTCATGGGCATTCCGGCGGGCATGATGCTCCAGCGGATGGGGTACAAAAAGACCGCTCTGACGGCCATCGCAGTAGGCTTCGCAGGCGTATGCGTCATGTGGTTCGCAGGGCGTGCGGGAAGCTACGGCATCTACCTCGCCGGAGCCTTCGTTTCGGGCTTCTCGATGTGCATGCTCAACACCGTGGTGAATCCCATGCTGAAATCGCTCGGCAGCAACGAAAAAAGGGGCAACCAGCTCATTCAGTTCGGCACGACCTTCAACTCGCTCGGCGCGACGCTGACACCCATACTCGTAGGCTACCTCATGGGAAACGAAGCGTCGGCACGCTCCATCGCCAGCGCCAACCCGGCCTTGTACACGGCCATGGGCATATTCGTCCTCGCATTCGCGGTCATCGCCTTCACCCGCATACCGGAACCCTACGGAACGGCAGCGGGCGGCAGGGGTTCCGGCAGGTTCTACACCCCTCTCCGCTTCCGCCACTTCAGCCTCGGCGTGGCGGCCATCTTCCTCTATGTGGGAATCGAAGTGGGAATACCCAATATCGCCAACCTCTACATGACCGACGCCCTCGCCATGGACTCCTCCGCAGCCGGAACGATAGTAGGCACCTACTGGCTGCTCATGCTGGCCGGAAGGCTGACAGGCGGGGCCATAGGCGGCCGGGTATCGGGCAGGGCGATGCTGACGTTCGCGTCAGCCCTGGGGCTGCTCTTCATCGGCCTTTTCATCGCCCTGCAGGGGGTGGCCGCCACCGTGCCGCTGCCCGTTTTCCGCTCCGACCTTTCGTTCGGAGCGGAACCCGTCCGCATCAGCCTGCTCTTCCTGATACTCTGCGGACTGGCGACATCCGTCATGTGGGGCGCCATCTTCAGCCTCGCCACATCGGGGCTCGGCGTATATACGGCAGCGGCCTCCGGCATTTTCATGACGATGGTCTGCGGCGGGGGCATCATGCCTGCACTCCAGGCATGGATAGCCGACCAAAGTTCCTATCCGATAAGCTATGCGCTCGTTGCGGTCGGTTTCGCCTACCTGCTGTTCTATGCGCTGCGCGGCAGCCGGACGGAGCACGACATGCCCGCCGGGATACCGGACAAATAA
- a CDS encoding DUF3127 domain-containing protein, translated as MEFEGTVYKVLPVVKGTSQRGEWMKQEVVFELPGEFNRKICVGFWGDKAHDAGTLREGDKVAVSINVESREYNGRWFTEARGWKMTRMTTQPPVPGVADMPPFAEEGTPYSGEPADDLPF; from the coding sequence ATGGAATTTGAAGGTACAGTTTATAAGGTGCTTCCCGTGGTAAAGGGAACGAGCCAGAGGGGGGAATGGATGAAGCAGGAGGTGGTGTTTGAGCTGCCGGGCGAATTCAACAGGAAGATATGCGTGGGCTTCTGGGGCGACAAGGCCCATGATGCCGGTACGCTTCGCGAAGGCGATAAGGTGGCGGTGTCCATCAATGTCGAATCGCGGGAGTACAACGGCCGTTGGTTCACCGAAGCGCGCGGATGGAAGATGACGCGGATGACTACGCAGCCCCCTGTTCCCGGAGTTGCCGACATGCCGCCTTTTGCGGAGGAAGGCACGCCCTACTCCGGCGAGCCGGCCGATGACCTGCCTTTCTGA
- a CDS encoding peptidylprolyl isomerase — translation MMTYAVISTEKGDMKAELYTKETPGTAQNFIKLAESGFYDGLTFHRVIPGFVIQGGCPVGDGTGGPGYTIKCETDAPRQYHDRGVLSMAHRGKDTGGSQFFICYNRENTKHLDGVHTCFGKVVEGLDVIDAIRPGDRIRSIRIVEE, via the coding sequence ATAATGACATACGCTGTTATCAGTACGGAGAAGGGCGATATGAAAGCCGAACTCTATACGAAAGAGACGCCCGGTACGGCGCAGAATTTCATCAAACTTGCCGAGAGCGGATTTTATGACGGATTGACGTTCCACCGCGTGATACCGGGGTTCGTGATACAGGGGGGATGTCCTGTGGGCGACGGTACGGGCGGCCCGGGATATACCATCAAGTGCGAAACCGATGCGCCGCGGCAATATCATGACCGGGGCGTACTCTCGATGGCGCACCGCGGCAAGGATACCGGCGGCTCGCAGTTCTTCATCTGCTATAACCGGGAGAATACGAAACACCTCGACGGAGTGCATACCTGTTTCGGAAAAGTGGTCGAGGGACTTGATGTGATAGATGCGATACGTCCCGGTGACAGGATACGTTCCATTCGTATCGTGGAGGAGTAG
- a CDS encoding FKBP-type peptidyl-prolyl cis-trans isomerase, translating to MKRLFIVLSVFALGLTACDSKTAATGESDAQAADNAKRKTGMKLKNESDSISYAIGADYGRYLRNAKETMGADLNDKVVIKAIREAVEDRSTLTPEEGFAFMQEYFAVRIPERNRKAGEAYLAEVAKQPNVQKTESGLLYEIITPGSDKKATSLKDEVRVKYRGYLRDGRDFDNNYEKPDTARFALNRVVKGWGEGLQLVGEGGKIKLYIPSDLGYGAMGRRGTIIGPNEPLVFEVDVIEVIPAAPAEPAADAAAKK from the coding sequence ATGAAAAGATTATTTATCGTCCTTTCGGTTTTCGCGCTGGGGCTTACCGCCTGCGATTCGAAGACCGCCGCCACGGGCGAAAGCGACGCCCAGGCTGCCGATAATGCGAAACGCAAAACGGGCATGAAGCTCAAAAACGAGTCCGATTCGATTTCCTATGCGATAGGGGCGGATTACGGCCGCTACCTCAGGAATGCGAAGGAGACGATGGGTGCCGACCTGAACGACAAGGTGGTCATTAAGGCCATCCGCGAAGCGGTGGAAGACAGAAGTACGCTTACCCCGGAGGAGGGATTTGCCTTCATGCAGGAGTATTTCGCCGTGCGTATACCCGAACGCAACCGCAAGGCGGGCGAAGCCTACCTTGCAGAGGTCGCCAAACAGCCCAACGTGCAGAAGACCGAAAGCGGCCTGCTTTACGAGATAATCACTCCGGGCAGCGACAAGAAGGCCACCAGCCTGAAAGACGAGGTGAGGGTCAAGTACCGCGGTTACCTTAGGGACGGCCGTGACTTCGACAACAACTACGAGAAGCCCGATACTGCCCGTTTCGCGCTCAACCGTGTCGTGAAGGGCTGGGGCGAAGGTCTGCAGCTCGTGGGCGAAGGCGGTAAGATAAAACTTTACATTCCGTCCGACCTCGGTTACGGCGCAATGGGCCGTCGCGGTACCATCATCGGTCCTAACGAGCCGCTCGTGTTCGAGGTGGATGTGATAGAGGTTATTCCCGCTGCTCCGGCCGAACCCGCAGCGGATGCTGCCGCAAAAAAGTAA
- the nhaA gene encoding Na+/H+ antiporter NhaA gives MGFSFGYGFKRRSYIFYQKGRNFFSTQWAGGVVLLFFVVVAMLLANIPATAEFYHALLEAPVGITVGSFRFGFDLERFVNDGLMMVFFFTVGLEIKREVVSGHLSTFRQAILPVAGALGGMVVPAVIYLLFNHGTQYAAGWGIPMATDIAFAIAIMSTVGNRVPVSLKVFLTALAVVDDLGAIVVIAVFYGASVNFKLLLAAAVFLFFAWLLNKLKVSSFLPYVLISVALWLLFYHSGVHATIAGVLLAMFIPSQPKYNKKYFLNKVRFFMDDFVSKDRDVPVTENEAQMLDLHRIGVIAADSASLSQRFEHLLAPWVNYFILPLFALVNAGVQITSAADLNLFGTTQGMGILFGLWIGKPLGITLLSLLFVKTGLAVMPAGASWKMFAAVACMGGIGFTMSIFMDTLAFASQPQFISTGKIAVLAASVVASVTGLAAVWAVHRAERGKSSPAANAESPADGAGR, from the coding sequence ATGGGCTTTTCATTCGGTTACGGCTTCAAGCGCCGTTCGTATATTTTTTATCAGAAAGGGCGCAACTTTTTCAGTACCCAATGGGCGGGCGGCGTCGTGCTGCTGTTTTTCGTGGTGGTCGCCATGCTCCTTGCCAATATTCCTGCGACAGCCGAATTTTACCATGCGCTGCTGGAGGCACCGGTAGGCATTACGGTCGGCAGCTTCCGGTTCGGTTTCGACCTCGAACGTTTCGTCAATGACGGCCTGATGATGGTGTTCTTTTTCACCGTCGGCCTGGAGATAAAGAGAGAGGTCGTTTCGGGACACCTTTCGACGTTCCGCCAGGCGATACTGCCGGTGGCGGGCGCGCTCGGCGGGATGGTCGTTCCGGCGGTCATCTACCTGCTGTTCAACCACGGGACGCAGTATGCGGCCGGATGGGGCATCCCGATGGCCACCGATATCGCCTTCGCCATCGCCATCATGTCCACGGTGGGCAACAGGGTTCCGGTCTCCCTGAAAGTGTTCCTGACTGCGCTGGCGGTCGTGGACGACCTGGGGGCCATCGTCGTGATAGCCGTCTTCTACGGGGCCTCCGTCAATTTCAAACTGCTGCTCGCGGCTGCCGTTTTCCTGTTCTTCGCATGGCTTCTGAATAAGTTGAAGGTGAGTTCGTTCCTGCCTTATGTGCTGATTAGTGTGGCCCTGTGGCTGCTCTTTTACCATTCGGGCGTACATGCGACAATCGCCGGTGTACTGCTCGCCATGTTCATCCCTTCTCAGCCCAAATACAACAAGAAGTATTTCCTGAACAAGGTACGGTTTTTCATGGACGACTTTGTCAGCAAGGACCGGGATGTGCCCGTTACCGAGAACGAAGCACAGATGCTCGACCTGCACAGGATAGGCGTCATCGCCGCCGATTCGGCCAGCCTGTCGCAGCGCTTCGAACACCTGCTGGCACCGTGGGTGAACTACTTCATCCTGCCGCTTTTCGCTCTGGTCAATGCGGGGGTGCAGATAACCTCCGCCGCTGACCTGAACCTGTTCGGCACGACGCAGGGAATGGGCATCCTGTTCGGTTTGTGGATAGGAAAACCGCTCGGGATAACCCTCCTGAGCCTGCTGTTCGTCAAGACCGGTCTGGCGGTGATGCCTGCCGGCGCCTCGTGGAAGATGTTCGCCGCGGTGGCGTGCATGGGCGGTATCGGGTTTACAATGTCCATATTCATGGATACCCTGGCGTTCGCTTCCCAACCGCAGTTCATCTCGACCGGCAAGATTGCTGTACTGGCCGCTTCGGTGGTGGCGTCGGTTACGGGCCTTGCGGCGGTCTGGGCGGTGCACCGGGCGGAGAGGGGCAAATCGAGCCCCGCTGCGAATGCGGAATCACCGGCAGATGGCGCAGGCCGATAA